One uncultured Alphaproteobacteria bacterium genomic region harbors:
- the dthadh gene encoding D-threo-3-hydroxyaspartate dehydratase, whose protein sequence is MSLAELATPALLLDVAKVRHNLARLKARLAEHGVAFRPHMKTAKSAALYAELIGAGTPITVSTLKEAEEYAAAGATDVTYAVGITPDKLDRVGALRRSGCAVAVILDSVPAAEAVAAWSRARGDALPAFVEIDADGQRAGLQASRAAEIVAVGRALVDGGAELRGVLTHAGDSYAVPGAAAIAAMAETERAATVAAAEALRAAGLPCPVVSVGSTPTALFARDLTGVTEVRAGVFMFQDLVMAGLGVCPVEDIALSVLASVIGHQADKGWTLIDAGWMAMSRDRGTAALPVDQGYGLVCDAGGRPLGDHVVIKASQEHGIVAARAGGAAKPLDLPLGARVRVLPNHACATAAQFQDYVLVEGERVVGRAARFNGW, encoded by the coding sequence ATGTCCCTCGCCGAACTCGCCACCCCCGCGCTGCTCCTCGACGTTGCCAAGGTCCGGCACAACCTCGCGCGGCTGAAGGCGCGGCTGGCGGAGCACGGCGTCGCCTTCCGCCCGCACATGAAGACCGCGAAGAGCGCGGCGCTCTATGCCGAACTGATCGGCGCGGGCACGCCGATCACCGTGTCGACGCTGAAGGAGGCGGAGGAATACGCCGCCGCCGGGGCGACCGACGTCACCTACGCGGTCGGCATCACCCCCGACAAGCTCGACCGCGTCGGCGCGCTGCGGCGCAGCGGCTGCGCGGTGGCGGTGATCCTCGATTCGGTGCCGGCCGCCGAGGCGGTGGCGGCATGGTCGCGCGCGCGCGGCGACGCGCTTCCGGCGTTCGTCGAGATCGACGCCGACGGTCAGCGCGCGGGATTGCAGGCGAGCCGCGCCGCCGAAATCGTCGCGGTCGGCCGCGCCCTCGTCGACGGCGGCGCGGAACTGCGCGGCGTCCTCACCCACGCGGGCGATTCCTATGCGGTACCGGGCGCGGCGGCGATCGCGGCGATGGCCGAGACCGAACGCGCCGCCACCGTCGCCGCCGCCGAGGCGTTGCGCGCCGCCGGGCTGCCGTGCCCGGTGGTGTCGGTGGGCTCGACCCCGACCGCGCTCTTCGCCCGCGACCTCACCGGCGTCACCGAGGTGCGCGCCGGGGTTTTCATGTTCCAGGATCTGGTGATGGCGGGCCTCGGCGTCTGCCCGGTGGAGGACATCGCGCTGTCGGTGCTGGCGAGCGTGATCGGCCACCAGGCCGACAAGGGCTGGACGCTGATCGACGCCGGGTGGATGGCGATGTCGCGGGATCGCGGCACCGCCGCGCTGCCGGTCGACCAGGGCTACGGCCTGGTGTGCGACGCGGGCGGGCGGCCGCTCGGCGATCACGTGGTGATCAAGGCGTCGCAGGAGCACGGCATCGTTGCGGCGCGGGCGGGCGGCGCGGCGAAGCCGCTCGATTTGCCGCTCGGCGCGCGGGTACGGGTGCTGCCGAACCACGCCTGCGCCACCGCCGCGCAGTTCCAGGATTACGTGCTGGTCGAGGGCGAGCGGGTGGTCGGCCGCGCCGCGCGCTTCAACGGCTGGTGA
- a CDS encoding hypothetical protein (Evidence 5 : No homology to any previously reported sequences) — protein sequence MEFYEGGLRDTQLLGVALDSVNGVFHLAAEVGVGQSMSEIVRYVGGNDLATAHPLERLSEKPVRRLVVASIYALGKFVPERSCLMIGRAYGIEAVALGLFNVFGPGQALSTPYTGALANSGARWWDEARTAPPSRRRRRWTCATATAPPRSHCATLTHAGELGRVLAGEFVFHNAYGPDKPWYRDPRLVGGGVADLGVHLVGLALWSLGFPGIVAIESRPTPGAGAGFDPAAADYATAARMVDPIYGRVTSR from the coding sequence GTGGAATTCTACGAGGGCGGGCTGCGCGACACGCAGCTGCTCGGCGTCGCCCTCGACAGCGTGAACGGGGTGTTCCACCTCGCCGCCGAGGTCGGCGTCGGCCAAAGCATGTCCGAGATCGTGCGCTACGTCGGCGGCAACGACCTCGCCACTGCCCACCCGCTCGAACGCCTGTCGGAAAAGCCGGTCCGCCGGCTCGTCGTCGCCTCGATCTACGCCCTCGGCAAGTTCGTGCCGGAACGCAGCTGCCTGATGATCGGCCGCGCCTACGGCATCGAAGCCGTGGCGCTGGGGTTGTTCAACGTCTTCGGGCCGGGGCAGGCGCTCTCCACCCCCTACACCGGCGCGCTCGCCAACTCCGGCGCGCGCTGGTGGGACGAAGCTAGAACGGCGCCGCCCTCGCGCCGGAGGCGGAGGTGGACATGTGCTACCGCCACTGCACCGCCGCGCAGCCATTGCGCGACCTTGACGCACGCGGGCGAGCTCGGGCGGGTACTCGCGGGAGAGTTCGTCTTCCACAACGCCTACGGGCCGGACAAGCCCTGGTATCGCGACCCGCGCCTCGTGGGCGGCGGCGTCGCCGATCTCGGCGTCCATCTCGTCGGTCTCGCGCTGTGGAGCCTCGGCTTCCCCGGGATCGTCGCAATCGAGAGCCGCCCGACGCCTGGGGCGGGCGCGGGCTTCGATCCGGCGGCGGCCGACTACGCCACGGCGGCGCGGATGGTGGACCCCATCTACGGCCGCGTCACCAGCCGTTGA
- the cyoA gene encoding cytochrome o ubiquinol oxidase subunit II (Evidence 2a : Function of homologous gene experimentally demonstrated in an other organism; PubMedId : 11017202, 1322173, 2162835, 2162837, 2165491, 2168206, 8231804, 8618822, 9378722; Product type c : carrier), whose translation MTAARRHLASSLFAALAALVLSGCESALMDPKGDIGMQQRGVIISAMLWMALVVVPVFAMTAWFAWWFRAGNRRARYTPDWHDSPKLEAVVWGVPAAIVLAMGIGSWQMAHKLDPFRPIAAERPPVAVEVVALDWKWLFIYPEEGIAAVNELALPVGVPVAFRITSGSVMNSFFIPRLGSQVYAMSGMETRLHLIADAAGDYPGMSAQFSGRGFSQMRFRARAMSRRDYEAWLARARAAPAVLDDRTFSALLEPSESHPVTLYSRVEPGLFDALVAKFRTGHGP comes from the coding sequence ATGACAGCCGCACGCCGCCACCTCGCCAGCAGCCTTTTCGCCGCGCTCGCCGCTCTCGTGCTGAGCGGTTGCGAATCCGCGTTGATGGACCCGAAGGGGGACATCGGCATGCAGCAGCGCGGGGTGATCATCTCGGCGATGCTGTGGATGGCGCTGGTGGTGGTGCCGGTGTTCGCGATGACGGCCTGGTTCGCGTGGTGGTTCCGCGCGGGCAACCGCCGCGCCCGCTATACCCCCGACTGGCACGACAGTCCGAAGCTCGAGGCGGTGGTCTGGGGGGTGCCCGCGGCGATCGTCCTGGCGATGGGCATCGGCAGCTGGCAGATGGCGCACAAGCTCGATCCGTTCCGGCCGATCGCGGCGGAGCGGCCTCCGGTCGCGGTCGAGGTCGTCGCGCTCGATTGGAAATGGCTGTTCATCTATCCCGAGGAGGGGATCGCCGCGGTCAACGAACTCGCGCTTCCGGTGGGGGTGCCGGTGGCGTTCCGCATCACCTCCGGCTCGGTGATGAACTCGTTCTTCATTCCCCGGCTCGGCAGCCAGGTCTACGCGATGAGCGGCATGGAGACCCGGCTGCACCTGATCGCCGACGCGGCGGGCGACTACCCGGGGATGTCGGCGCAATTCAGCGGCCGGGGCTTCTCGCAGATGCGGTTCCGGGCCCGCGCGATGTCGCGGCGGGACTACGAGGCCTGGCTCGCGCGCGCCCGCGCCGCGCCCGCGGTGCTCGACGACCGGACCTTTTCCGCCCTGCTGGAACCGAGCGAAAGCCATCCGGTGACTCTCTACAGCCGCGTCGAACCCGGCCTCTTCGACGCCCTGGTGGCGAAGTTCCGCACCGGCCATGGTCCCTAG